The Candidatus Neomarinimicrobiota bacterium genome segment TAACAGTCATTTTCACTTTTATATTATTTCCTGTCTCTTCTATCGGCGGAGATGAAGAAGAATGCGTTACCTGCCATGCGACAGAAACGCCGGGAATAGTTGGCCAATGGAAGAGCTCGAAGCATAGTGAAGCCGATATATCATGTACCGATTGTCACTCAGCCGAAAAAAATGATGTTGACGCTTTCGAGCATTATGGTTCTAATATCTCTGTAATAGTCTCTCCGCTCGATTGTGCGGAATGCCACGACACCGAATACGAACAGCAGAGGGGCTCACATCATGCTAAAGCCGCACAGATCCTCGGATCTCTCGATAACTTTCTCGGAGAAGTCATAGGGGGACAACCCGCAGTAGTGTCGGGATGCCGTCAGTGTCATGGTTCTATCGTTGCTATCGATGAAAATGGGAAACCGACTGCGGATACCTGGCCCAATACCGGAATGGGAAGAATAAATCCGGACGGTTCGCTCGGTTCGTGTTCCGCGTGTCATGCCAGGCACGAGTTCAGTGTCAGGCAAGCGCGGCAGCCTGAAGCCTGCGGAAAATGCCATCTCGGTCCTGATCATCCTCAAATCGAAGTATGGAACGAATCAAAACACGGGATTCTATACCATGCGAACAGGGAGAATATGAACTTAGATGCAGAGGAATGGCGGGCGGGGATAGAGTATTTCACCGGTCCTACCTGCTCATCATGTCACATGAGCGCAGCGGGGAATCAAGAGGTCACACACGACGTGGGTGAACGAATATCCTGGACGCTGCGGCCACCGATTTCAAAAAAGCTCAACATGATAATATACACTGACGGCAGCAAAAAGGACAT includes the following:
- a CDS encoding cytochrome c3 family protein; translated protein: MAKSIFTFSLTVIFTFILFPVSSIGGDEEECVTCHATETPGIVGQWKSSKHSEADISCTDCHSAEKNDVDAFEHYGSNISVIVSPLDCAECHDTEYEQQRGSHHAKAAQILGSLDNFLGEVIGGQPAVVSGCRQCHGSIVAIDENGKPTADTWPNTGMGRINPDGSLGSCSACHARHEFSVRQARQPEACGKCHLGPDHPQIEVWNESKHGILYHANRENMNLDAEEWRAGIEYFTGPTCSSCHMSAAGNQEVTHDVGERISWTLRPPISKKLNMIIYTDGSKKDILGEDPSLPEAGSMHNNKTVESVLPWKSRRAKMQEVCSQCHNMQYVKSAYTQIDNLIVLYNEKFAMPAKSIMD